TCCAGACTCAGCTATCTGTGAGtgtccttcctccctctcttccactCTTTACGCACCCCTCACGCAGCTCTGAAGTAActtcatgcatgttttttttctcctttgcaGGTGTCTACACTTATTCGCATTTTGCTACTATGCTCAGGTAtgtaatttcattcatttattctcatatagcctacatgtttttcaatgtctttatttttttaatttcatttcgAGCGTTCCACATTTTCTTCGGAAATCTCTAAAAACCCAATCAAAGCGTGTGATGCGCGGCGCAGTAACAacgagaggaggagagagggatcATCATCACATTATGTGACCCAACAATATCGGATGGCTCCCACGGCGCGTGGGGCAGCGGGGCGCGCGGCCTGCTGGCATCTTGCTAGTGAACACACCGGCCCTGGCACAGGACGCGCGGGCACAGACGGGGCATCGGGGCGGAGGGAAGTGCTTGCGGGGTTTAAAGCAACCAGGGCCCGTGGATTATTTCCGTCAGCAGCGGTCATTCCATCACAGAGAGAAGTGTATGCATCCCGTTGATAAAGTGGGGTccggacagctttgtggggccaaaatgcagGACCCCAAAACTCAAAaggggctgtttgagggttaagacgtGGTTTTAGTATTAGGGTTTGGATTAGGGTGaaggtgagggttaaggttaggcttTTAGTTGTGATGggtaaggttagggtaaggggctagggaatgcattatgtcaatgacgggtcgcccacaaagatagtgagacgcactgtgtgtgtgtgtatgtgtgtgtgtgtggtgcgcATGCATTCTCCCGTGTACGCACACCCCGTAATCACGCCTAATATGTGCGTCTGTTTTGGAAGCTGTTAATTTCCCTTGGCTGCAGCGCGGCCTGGGACTTGTTACACTTGTCACTCGGGGGGAAACAACAAGCTGTTGTTGCGTTAGGATGTCGTTCCCCTCTGTGTTTAAGGGCTTCAAACAATTAGCTCCACTCTTATCCAAATATTTGATTGTTAgcctgttattattatttgttgcgCGGTTGGATGTCAGTCAAATGAAAGAAACTCATAAATAAGCCAAATGTGCACATTGATGACTGTGGTGACGTCTAATTTCTGACAGGTAACCAATCAGTCCCCGCCTAATTTCACGCAGCATGTAAGCGAGCAGAGCGAAGTGACGGACCGCGTGAGCCGCAGGTTGATCCGGATCTACCAGCTCTACAGCCGGACCAGCGGCAAGCACGTGCAGGTCCTGCCCAACAAGAAGATCAACGCCATGGCCGACGACGGAGACGTGCACGGTAAGAAGAGTCTCCGGGGTCCCTGAAACGTTACAGTGGACCACTTCTTCCTCATTCTTGTAGATAGAGTTGtcaaattattaatattatttgcATTCAATATTTCCCTTAAtaggacttttttgacatttcgaAACCAAAGGATGATCTAGATTTATTTCATGTTATGTTCATTTTCCATATTCATGAAATGCCCCATGATCTGACGGGGGAAATCACTTGCATTGTCTGTTCAGCACGGATAATATATTTCATaatgcatttcaaaacaaaaagtatttacTTACAACATTTCATCACTGTTGGACTGCACATTTATACTATTTTacaattccctttttttttgtaaagatgattttttttcatcatttttttaatcctttatttccACTTGATAGATGAAGACATaaaagctgagagagagagagagagagagagagagagagaggggtgggaAGGCGTTCAGacagggccgcaggtcggagtcgaacccgcggcCCCCGCGTCGAGGAGTACGCATGCGCCTGCTCTACGTCAATTCCGTTTTATATCCCAAAACTGTGCctattattcttttattttaggCTCCGTTTACCTGCAGCATAAATCTACACGtgctcccttttttcttttagatttttttttttttaaacggggCTCAAAGCCAATATTATAATGTCATTTATCTATAAGCAGGCCTGAAGAATTTAAAGAACAAAGTGTCAGAGATATGAAATAGGCTGACTCGTAACCTTTTAAAGTCACATATTTCATAGAGTGTGTGAATCAGGAATTTCTAATGCAGAATGTCATTGATATTAGCAGAATGGGTCCTCCTGCCTTCAGTTATTCAAAGATTTctctttgagatttttttttataatcttgtTTCATGATACTGAAATATCAAGATAAAAGCCTTCCCCTTTAACCGGACAGAGAGCTGGTGCTGGAGGTGGTCTGCTTGGCACCGTTTATGATCTCAGTCTTtactgctggggggggggggggggggggaatctgtCCAGTGGATTGTACACTGTGTTGGAGGTGGTCCTCCAGAGATCTCGCAGGTCTGGAAGACCCATTAGAAGTCAACTTACTTCTACCTTCCCAACATTTCCTGCAtagtccccccccaccccccaccttcAACCCCACTCCGTCCAGCCTGAATCAAACGGGCCGTGTGGAGCTCTGGCCTGCACTTCTTGTTATATTCAGAGTCAACTGAATCCCACTAAAGCATCTATTGataaagggaggggggggggatagggATGTctaacatgcatgtgtgtgtgtgtgtggtgtatgtGACTGACCTTCATTCAGACCACAACTGTAACTCATACCGGTAGTGGTTACACAATGGGGGGATGACCCCAGTGACCTTGTGTCCAACGCCATGGAATTACTTTTTATGAGACAACGTGGATTAGAAATGATATTTATAACGAGCTCATCTCCTGTTGATGTTCTGAAAATGCATGCCATAGTTGTTGGATTGTGTTGCACAGCAACTCAAAAAATGCACAAACCTCCGTAAGGTCATGCTGTCCACTCAGTGTGTCCACGTGTCTCTCAGTCCGTCTCGGGGTGTAGAGAGATGAACGGGAAGCTTCACGTGGGAGATCAGTGCAGATCTATTTGAAAAAGAACTGTTGGCGGGCCTGCCAGGGTCGCCGCTTTAGCTTTCAAAGAATCAAGAGACACATGCTTTTATCATTTTGCAAGAATTTCAGCTTGCATAAATCCCCAGGAATGGTCCcacaagtatgtgtgtgtgtgtgtgtgtgtgtgtgtgtgtgtgtgtgtgtgcatgcacgcgtgggtgtgtgcatgtgcatttgtgtgtgaaagagagagagagaaagagagaggggagaaaaagTAGGCTTGCTTGGAAACACACTCaagcatttctgtgtgtgtgttgtcaatGCTTCTTATGTCCAGACATTATTTATTCgggtttttaatgttttaggaATATTTCAGACATACattaaatagatagatagatagatagatagatagatagatagatagatagatagatagatagatagatagatactttgtTCAACCCAAAGgtaattttaggcatccagtagcaagacaaccataacacaacaaacacatacagtaaatacacataTTTCAAACCTgcataataaatataaaaataataactccCAGAAATGCATTGACCATAATAAGGGGAGATACTATTTTACACTGGGTGTAATAATGATactgcaaaagagaaaaaaaaggaaaaagtgagcagtgcagtagatcatttgttaatgattaactatgactataaaatataaacataataattatGCCCCTTCCCATCAGCCCTGCTTCTCTCAGCTGTAGTTCCTAACGAGACTCTTTTCGGTTTGATTCCTTCAGCTAAACTCGTCGTGGAGACGGACACCTTTGGGAGCCGAGTGCGCATCAAGGGAGCCGAGACGGGCTTCTACATCTGCATGAACAAGAAGGGGAAGCTCATCGGCAAGGTGAGGAGAACAGCTGGTCTCAGGAGCCGGACTGTGTCTTGTGTGTCTTCTGTTTTGGAAGGGACGAAAACGTGCAGAGAGCTCAAAGTCCTCCATTAGATTCGGGTGTGTCATCAGGTCTGGTGCTCCACATCTGAGACTGTGAAAAGTGAATAAAAGAAGACGTTGTAGTAGCTCTTAAAAGGGATCTGGAGGGATTTTGCAGCCAGGTCTAGGGGGTTTGTCTTAAAGACCGGCCACACTTATAGTAAATAGAGCACATCAGCATCATCTTTGAACCTGTCAGATAGGGCTGCATGGGCAAAAATCATggggaaaatcaaatatcacaatgttttttgcCAAACACCGCCATATCGACACCGCatcaatattgtagtgttgactgtCGATTCGATtcgattagattatactttactCATCCCGCAACGGGGACATTTTGTtatcacagcagcagcattttcttcaataacagcaaaaaaaaacaagaaatacaggcaaacaatagacaatgattatatggtagactgaaagtaagcaaaatggcgtcaaataaaggtattttaaagtgcggttgccatgatacaagaaacaatattgcggtgtaagtgacgttaaaaatgaaattgaatgtgCAATTAGAGTAATGAAGCAAGAGTCGGTAGCATAACATAAATGATATtaacctgtgaccataaatattgaaaagtagatatattatgtaatattggtgctttcacaaaacattcacacgatgagatttttgataaatatttccCAGAAGGGATATGATGACTTAGTGGGTACATTTAAATGATGGAAGAGCTAGAAaagttcaaaaaaataatataactttactctaatgcagcctttaacaccaggaaaagacacttattaccatattacaatattacaatatatccaatagctaagacaatatctagtcttacatcacaatattgatataatatcgatatattgttCAGCTCTACTGCCAGGTCACAGCAGCTAAATGCATTATTCATCACCGAAAATAGTGTAAAAGATTACCCCATGTACATTCATTCATGAGTTTTTACTGTTTATCTAATTTCAAAACGTTTCATTACAAGACCAAAACTAACAATAATTCCCCCACACCTCGTTCTTCTTACCAGATGTGTATTAGTCCACAGCTGAAAGTAGTCCCCAACACATGAACCGTTTCCTCCTGTTtattggataaaaaaaactacagtgaccAGCTGATGTTGGACAAACAATATGAGATTGACCTCTTCAGTAGGAACCAATGAGCTCGGAGCTCAAAGCCAAAGACAGGAAgttattgtcattttgtgtcATATACACggcatattatatatatatatgtgacaATAATTTCAACCTGCAGACCATATCTTCAAATCCACTGCAAGCTTTGATTTAAAAGGTCACCTGCTAGTTAAGCATGTCATGCTCCTAAAATCAATGCAGCATAGTGTATAGAGGctctattatattatatattattatttcatatttacagtatatat
This portion of the Etheostoma cragini isolate CJK2018 chromosome 17, CSU_Ecrag_1.0, whole genome shotgun sequence genome encodes:
- the fgf8a gene encoding fibroblast growth factor 8 isoform X1; the encoded protein is MRPIPSRLSYLCLHLFAFCYYAQVTNQSPPNFTQHVSEQSEVTDRVSRRLIRIYQLYSRTSGKHVQVLPNKKINAMADDGDVHAKLVVETDTFGSRVRIKGAETGFYICMNKKGKLIGKKNGQGRDCIFTEIVLENNYTALRNARYESWYMAFTRRGRPRKGSRTRQHQREVHFMKRLPRGQQPVHTSHLRPFDFIHYPFNQRTKRTRYSSER
- the fgf8a gene encoding fibroblast growth factor 8 isoform X2 codes for the protein MRPIPSRLSYLCLHLFAFCYYAQHVSEQSEVTDRVSRRLIRIYQLYSRTSGKHVQVLPNKKINAMADDGDVHAKLVVETDTFGSRVRIKGAETGFYICMNKKGKLIGKKNGQGRDCIFTEIVLENNYTALRNARYESWYMAFTRRGRPRKGSRTRQHQREVHFMKRLPRGQQPVHTSHLRPFDFIHYPFNQRTKRTRYSSER